The Mytilus galloprovincialis chromosome 2, xbMytGall1.hap1.1, whole genome shotgun sequence genome has a window encoding:
- the LOC143062250 gene encoding perlwapin-like protein, producing the protein MTTVVQMNVYLILFLGFIAFIQVNSKGLGACPKFDFASACVIDFKFHCFVQKQCPSGYRCCPHGCNKRCAAVTVDGKHPGSCGAAYGKRGKTCKVDSSCEGHEKCCYGKCREVRKQIVKVLYPIKS; encoded by the exons ATGACAACTGTGGTACAAATGAACGTTTATTTAATCTTGTTTCTGGGATTTATTGCATTTATACAG GTAAACTCCAAAGGCCTTGGAGCTTGTCCTAAATTTGACTTTGCATCAGCATGTGTTATCGATTTTAAATTCCATTGTTTTGTACAAAAGCAATGTCCATCAG gATATCGATGCTGTCCCCATGGTTGCAATAAACGATGTGCGGCAGTGACAGTTGATGGTAAACACCCAG gGTCCTGCGGTGCTGCCTATGGTAAACGAGGAAAAACATGTAAAGTGGATAGCAGTTGTGAGGGACATGAAAAGTGTTGCTATGGGAAATGCCGAGAAGTCAGAAAACAAATTGTTAAAGTTCTTTATCCTATCAAAAGTtag